The proteins below are encoded in one region of Hordeum vulgare subsp. vulgare chromosome 3H, MorexV3_pseudomolecules_assembly, whole genome shotgun sequence:
- the LOC123439687 gene encoding uncharacterized protein LOC123439687 — translation MATIASRLLSRRTLTSATSKAAEHLPQGRRSWWSYLLGYNKPMPMTMPEAKKQLDPALYYYRKLLEKEQAAVDRTINRLHFGFAVVTLGSLLARFYLGDDPPESGRTATPISDGV, via the exons ATGGCGACGATCGCGTCCCGACTCCTCTCTCGCCGGACTCTCACCAGCGCCACAAGCAAGGCCGCCGAGCACCTTCCTCAG GGTCGTCGGTCGTGGTGGTCCTATCTGCTTGGCTACAACAAGCCGATGCCGATGACGATGCCCGAGGCCAAAAAGCAGCTAGACCCAGCGTTGTACTACTACAGGAA GCTGCTGGAGAAAGAGCAGGCAGCTGTCGACCGGACCATCAACCGCTTACATTTTGGGTTCGCCGTGGTTACGCTCGGATCTCTACTTGCCAGGTTTTATCTTGGAGATGATCCCCCGGAAAGCGGACGTACAGCTACTCCTATTTCAGACGGGGTGTAG